CACCGAGCAATCTGTCGGAGCTGAAATTCCTTGTGGCAGATTTCAGCTCCTTAAAACTGAACACTTTCAACTCAGGCCATTTCAGAACTTGGCGACCGGGAAAAGGAAGAGGACGAGGAGAGCAGTTGCTGCCGATGCTTTCTCTCACGGAAAACTGACTCCTTCTGAtcgtggtggttgtggtggtttCGGAGAACTCCACGTTGCTGCGGTGAATGTCTGATGAACCTGAAAACAGAGGAACCGAACCCCTCGTGTGAAAAATTTGAATTCGAGGAAAAAGGAACGGAAAATGTGATAAATTACCTGAAAAGTGGTGGCGGTTGAGTAAAGAGTGACGAAGTGAGGGAGCACAGGAGAAGGAGAGACCCATGTTATGGCAGTCGTAAACCTCTGTAATAGGTCGTCCCTGAGTCAACCAGATTGCCCACTAAACTAGAGTTTTGTTTTTAGATAATAACTTGGGTTTTATAGAATTATCACATTAGCTTCAATGTAAATCAAGATTTGTCAAGTATAAGCAATCTTCTTCAAAAACATTAGTGATAAACACAGGTTATACCCGCAACAAAGTCACCTTTAATACCAGATAAAGTAAtaaggttgtttttttttttttggaaaaccATGAAACACCGATCCATGGATAATGACAAAATCAGATGTATTTTTTCTATGGTATATATTATTTGCTTAATCTgtaaattcaatcaaataacATGTATAGGCTTTTTTTAGAACTATGTAACAATAGAATGCTTTTGAAAAGACATATCTTCCAAGAATAAAAGACAAAATCAAGCGTTCTGTTCAAAGTTATGATGACTTTAAGCCAAAGAGTTTAACTAGTATGATTGAGGAACAACTGTCCTCCTACcagaaaactaatttttttcaatttttgctatttaagttattttagaaacaacaaaattatcttttctAATATATCCGAGATTATGCggaattagtttaatttatcgCAATATATCCCATACCGAGTTTATGGTAGTAGGATTGTAATAATGAGTTTTCTTCTAAACTAACGCTTAGGTTTTATTATAGGCCTAAGGGTTTCTAACATTTGTAAATGGTTGTAACTGGGATAATGTTCGATATAGTTCCAAATTGTCCGGATCGTTATCTGTAAGTGCTCCTAAATCATGATGCTACAATTATTCTCGctaaattcaattcaatcatatttttttccttttttaatatacttcaaAGTTATGAGCTATTTACAAATAGTGAAAATTTCTTTCGGTAatcaataaatgtaatttaGAAGGATTTTTCATGCTCCTACTAATTAAACTCAGATTACATTATCTCTAGTTTACGTTCATTCAGCTGTATTTTTCAATACAGAAAACCGATGTAAAAGTATTTTGCTTCATTGaaacaaaaagttaaattcattaaacatattttttgttcAACACGCTTGTTAGTTGGCATCATTTAATGatgttttcttatattttatttttttagccTTTTTCAACATAATTTAAACAGGATAAAATTGGTGGAATCAACATCTAACACGCAAAAGGGGTAAAAAGGTATATAACGATGGCATAACAtgatattacaaaaaaaatatcaatagtgtatgataaataaaaatattcatatcatTACAATTCGTGATGTACATAAGGTGATCAATTTtgcattgaaagaaaaagtctTGAAAATATGACACATTACATTAGCAACTATAGTCAAAGCTATTTCCCCTTCTCGCACGTAAAAAATATGTTCccacttaaaaacaaaaataattcaacaaaaaaatcatacatGTAAAAAGGCTTGTAAAATTTCTCCTCTTCCAACCAGCAAGAAAAACTAGGAAAAAAACCTGTTGTACCAAGTGACTGATCCAAAACCCCAGTCAATAGACCATACAACTACTCATCTGCGTTTCTAGTGGATTTTCtgtatacaaatttatttataccCTCACAACTCTCTGCCGGGGGTGCTGATGAGAATTGTGGTGAGAATTGCGGGTTTTGGATTCCTTGGTTTTTTCATGGATGGTTTCAATGGCTTCCAATCCCTCAAGAACTTCTTTCATTGAAGGACGTTGTTTAGGGTCATGTTCTAGGCATTTTAGAGTAAGTTGTGCTGCTTGTAATGCAGCTTTGGGTGAATATTGACCCTCTATCTTACCATCCATAattgttttcaacttttttttggAAGACAGACAGGGCTTGGTCCATTCAACCAGGTTCTGCTGCCCTGTTGGCCTTCTTGTGTCAAGTGCCCTCATGCCTGTAAGTATTTCAAGAAGCACTACACCAAATCCATACACATCACTCTTCACATACAAGTGCCCtgtcaaatatttatacaatccAAACACATGTCAGTCTGTGGTGGCTCAAAGCATTAGACTTTAATATTCCTTATTTTTAGTCTACCTTCCCAACTTCATCTTCCACAAAACATTCATTGCTTTACTATTACTAAATTAAGGTCTGTTTGTTTTAAGGAAACTTTCTGTTTTCCTGTCTTTGACTTATTTTCACAAGACAATGCCTTTTTTCCCTGTTAAGTTTCTTTGAAATCAAGAAGTCAGGTGTCATTTAAGTAATTACTTGTGAATatgtgaaataaaaacaaatagtaCTTCCTCAAACCAAATAAACCAGATATAGTTACCTGTTGCGATATATTCTGGTGCAGCATAACCATAGGTGCCCATGACCCTGGTAGTTACATGTGACTGTCCTCCAGACGGTCCCAATTTAGCCAAGCCAAAATCTGATATTTTTGCATTGTAATTCTGTAAGATAGAAAATAAtggttataaaaattatatgaacaATTTagcatcaaataaatatatttttcttacttcAGAAATATGATGCATGTTAGGTTACTCACTCCATATACTTGGCTCTAATACTTGACCAATTACTTATGGACAAACCCGTAAAAGAGACTATGACACCACCTCCTATTTAAAACCTCTAGGCTTTTAAGTTTGTGAGTCTCCTGCCTTATGTCTTGTTGCTTAACTTTCTTATTTCTACTCAATGTGAAACTCAAAGTCACATGAATTCCTAACAATGCACtcataacattttaaatagtCTTCAACTAATATATGGGTCCACTATTGACAGCGCTTTTCACATGATATTTGTATTAAAGGATAGTATTTTCAACATTAGTTTGGCTGGTAAAACTAAGAATGGGatccaaattataaaatatgtgttCATCTCAATTTGACACGACAAATGTTTTAACTTCCATCtctaaaaataagagaaaagatagataaaatcaattaaaaaagagTTACTGACGCCATCAAGGAGTATATTTGAAGCCTTGAAATCtctatatataactttttccGACGAGTGCAGGAATGCAAGTCCACGAGCAGCACCAATAGCTATTTTAAGCCGGGTATTCCAAGAAAGTGGTTCTATGTTAGGATTTCCTGCTCAGGAACATGACAAAGCAAAATTGTTAAACTCAAATTCACGAGGAGTTTtctttcactattttattaatgttcAATTCATACTTCGAAAGAGATGATTCTCCAAGCTTCCCTTGGGCATGAACTCGTACACAAGAAGAAGTTCATCCTCGTCCCAACAGTAGCCCAATAACTTAACGAGGTTGGGGTGGGAAAGCCTTCCCAAAAAGTTCACTTCTGACTGCATTTTCAAATTAACGGAAAAAAGTGTTAGATAATCAAAGAGCTAAAATGAATTTATCACACGGAAGGTACCCTGATTTGTTGATGATTACACTATAAGATTAAATGCAATATGACAACTGAAATACCAACATGGTAAAATGAGAACATTTAGGAATGTCTTGTTAAGATTTAGCATGTCCTTTAGAACAGAAAAGATTGACCTAATTTTACCGTCATTGTCTAgaaaagttttcattttctataatGCATCTTTGCTCTAGATTTGGTTCAAGGTCCAAACACATAATGGATTAGCTCAATCCAGACGCTAGATTACAGATCAACTGTTTAAGATTAATTATTCTAAGATGAGATCCAAACACAACCATATTGCCCTTAAGAGATCTTAGACcccatatatattattaaagaattaaTTTCCTATAAATAACACCAGCATCATTTATTAGAGACAGATTTATTAGGTAAAGTTACTCTAAGCACCTCCGCAGTGTATTTCAGATTCATTAGCATTGTCCTAATACACTATTATTAACTACTTTTCATGAGGAATTGCTAGGGTGGTTTATAATAACCTAAAAAATAGTCCCTTTGAGAACTAGTTATGCGATGGCATCATACTTTTCAAACAAAATGGCATATATGAATAATTTGTTTCCCCTTATTTGAAGGAAAAAGTCAAGGGAAAATCGCAGAAACAGCCAAAAggatcaaaattttaaaactgaaaGGTAAACGCCCATTTTGAATAGATGATGAGTCAAGCGTTCAATAGTGTGGAATTTAAGGCACCGTATTTTAATAACGCATCTTCGCTCGTGGATAACCAATGAATGGAAGAAAAACAGGCCAGGTAAGTGGGCCCGTAACAAAATTTCCAACCACATTCCTCGAACACCTTGCAGACTccgatattttttaataataatatatttcctGTGGAATATCAAACCCTGGCATCAACCACACACAGCTGTGACTCCACATTAATCAAGATCGCCATCACCGTATTAATTAACTCTACAATTCTAAAAACCCTTTCAAGTCTTCAGTCAatacaagaacaaaaaacagACCACCAGATGATGATGCATGAACATAGCGTTGCAAActgtataatattaaaaattaactaaccGGTCGGAAGAGCATTTATTACAGTCCAAAAAAACTTCAATTTgaaaattctatttttcttttggtgaatattgaaattcttttccaACCACAAacaaagaaggaagaaaagcaTTAGTACCAATTAGGCAACTAGGGAAAAAGGTATCATCGCATTACTAACTCAGCAATATAACTGGTATGAATAAGATAATCCCATTAATGATTAACAAGAGAAAGtctaatataatttatcaaaCTAAAAGTGTATACCAGTTTGCAAATGGATGATGATGTAAATGTTGGATGATGAGtgcatatattatttgttaatttattttttcttagtgTAGATGTAAAAAAGTAAGGtaaagagatgaagaaaagattaCCTTCCATTCTTGAAAGCCTTGGGTGCTTTCGGGGTTCAATTTTTTGATGGCGACGACCATGCCAGAGCCTGGTTTGGCAGGGGTAAGGTTCTTCTCATCCAACCAGCCCTTGTAGACTCTGCCAAACCCACCTTCACCCAGCAATGTGTCGCCCTTGAAACTCTTGGCCGCGGATTTCAAGTCCCCGAAACTGAACTCCTTCAAGTTGGGCCTTTCCAGAATCTGGCCGTCAGGGGAACAAAATGGAAGAGACCCTTCGCTGTCGATGCTCCCACTCGCAATCTCCGAGAATTGGCTCTTCCCGAAGCTGCTGGTGGTGGCGGAGAACCCCACGTTACTCGTTGAACCTGAAAATGAAAACCCAACTGGTTAAGGGAATTTGGATTGCAGGTAAAGGGAAAGGAGTGTGAAAGTTGAAGACTTGCCTGAGTAGTTAGGAGGGTTGGGCGAAggagaggaagaggaggagaagcAGAGACCCATATGGTGTTGAAGGTTGTTCTCTGCCACTTACTCGATCAACCAATTTCAGAGAGAAAATATGAGTTGATGTTGGGATTAGTTTTGGGTcgtcttttgttatttttggttGTGTTTGCAGGTTGGATTCATAAGAagttagagagagagaaaagtgtCTTTCTCTATTCTGTTAAGTGTTTTCATGATAAGAGGCTGTGACGTGGTTTTCTGCATTCAAACCATATGTTTTCTTTACTTCCCTTTTGGTAGAAATTTCAATCTTTGAGACGTCACTTTCTTTAGAAATACATAGGTTTCATGATAAACATGCCAAACAAGTCATTCCAGTTATCTCTTTAATTACTTTTAGATATTATGTTTACTAAtacttttctctatttttttttaatttactttcgTTTCaccaataatttaatattaagagAATATTAAAACTAACAATTTCTAAAAAGTTATAGATTACAATTTTCAATagtaatttcaaaaaataaaaattctattgaAGACAAAACTAAACCAAGTATTTTATTGACAGCATTTCATCTAGCATTTGGCTTTTAGTgcaattaatctttttatcaattaattaagaaaagttGCATTAGATTAAGAATAATGTTGCAAATATTATTGCCAGCATTAATATGTAAACTAAAGGGTGTTGTTCCGTCCACCTCTCCAAGTGGATCTTGTAtctcttcattattttaatttatttcaaaaatattctacatatctttactattttttttattccaaaaatactctacacctcttcactatccttaacaatattttcctttctctttatattaatggagtatttacatggctcattaatggagcatttacatgattcaaatttgaacttgtgatatattttcttaaataagtttgattcaatcttattttcactcttgaatatatttttttctttttcaaattacttaataaatgataaaattttgttctaaatttctagaaaaatgtttatatatatatatatatatatatatatatatatatgtgtgtgttttttttttttacatataatatctataatttttaacattatattatgttttaactcgcCGGTATGTTTAACtcaaataacttaaataaaatatttaatttattagataaataatataaaaatattattaaatacttaaaatataaaaaaaaattattatttgaagatttagaatttatttaatttcttcgttattataaagttagtatataataataataatatatcattatttattattaatattattatatttattattttgtatttacatttaatttttaattttataaaatgaaaataatagagtgtagagtatttttaaaataaaaaaaatagtgaaaatgtataaaatatttttaaaataaataaaaatagtaagaaTGTGGAGAGAGCAACACCTTAAACTAAGAATGGTTCAGACTATCAGTTTGTAGTGAATGACTCTCTTTTTTCATTACGTGTAATTGATCTTTATATTCTAATTAACCTCTTTTTATAGCAAATGAATTTTCTGCTGCAAATAGTTCTGTGTAACTCCCTACTGTAACAATCTTAGCTATAAATGACATCTAACTGTTCatataatatcaatattaaaataattaaaagtttagaaaaaaaaaatataattattagtgttGTGAGGCGTATGTGTTTctttattatgataatataaatagttaattttattataattattaaaaaataattattaatttttataattttgttgttagtaattaattaaattttaaaaagtaattattcaatttaaatgataaaataataaaataatttatattaataaaaataaaatagataagaaAATATGTATAGAACACTATGGGATTGTTACAAAAATAATCCTTATTATTAATAGTTATAGCCTATAGGTAAGTTCATTGTAATTTGTAGTGTTATTACGACACGGAATACAGaccttaaaaatatttgtgttcACGTGTATTATTCGTAAATGAAATTTGTGGTGAATAGTTAAcacttacaaatatttattattaatgaatatgagtattttaatattttttataaataaattaaatttgaatattatattacttttatttaaattatttgtaaaaaattaaaatttaatttattttttaattaagttaaattttattaaaattaaaatttaatttatattttgttatgttaaattgaattaaaattaaaatttaatttatattatattttatatttttgtaattttatttaaattttatttttaaaacttataaaatatctttGTCTAAATATCTAATGATactgtaagtatttttttaaacggATATGCAGTAAGTAAAGGGATGGATAatatgttacattttttttgtgtgCATGGTAGACATGGATAATGTCttactaaatatattttcattcctAATAAtcactatatttatttatttataaaatggtTTAAATCATCGGTAAAATTTGGCATTTATCGTGGGGTTTTAGTAAAATTTTttctagagctgtcaaaacggataaTTCGGTTCGATCCGACTCGATCCAttacgggttggtcacttagtgagccaacccaacccgactcatttattagcgagccaaaaaaatttgaacccgacctgactcaccacaggttggtgggttaaacggatTGGCTCATTGGCTCACTTGActtttctctcatcctcttcTTATAAGATTCTTATAACATGTTACTTTGATGATCAAATTGAAACAGTAATGATTTGactaattgatataaaagaaactaaaaaactGAAGAATTTAAGTAGcatgtgtttattttatatttagtaatataaaaaaattaaagaatcgtAGTTATCAAAAGTaatatgtgtttattttgaaataattaatataaaaaaaaactaaaaaatcttagttacataatgatgttttttatataggatattttatatgattttatattgctaTGATGATgtatattaaacaattaaaagtgtagagctgtcaaaacgggtaacccggctcgatcCGGCccgacccatcacgggttggtcacttagtgagccaacccaacccggctcatttattagcgagccagaaaaacttgaacccgacccgacccaccatgggttggtgggtaaacgggttggctcacaagcccatttaattacatttttttaaaattaaaaaaaaatacaaactttttgtaatttaaatttaaacaattttcacttccaaaaaattatgttaaagacaattcaaaataataataaaaattacaatataatccaaatgtcattaaaaaacaaacacaaaaaacatacatataagtttcttatattcatcattttttgttcttgttgtaacccttgacccttgtttttgttgtctccaaattcactaataaagattttcctaatatcagaacaattctgacaatcaataaaaaaaattaatagtttaatctgtaacataatttcccaaattcaaagatataaaaaagagcttgttcaaataatatatactccaattgtttaaataaaatgaacaaaatctgatacaagcatgttagaacatgaaaaaatcattccatgtcttcaaatcccccagaacaaaaaacaaatttgcaaacccctatttttgtcattatagggtttttgtaaaaagaaagagaagtgagaaaacaaaaaatgtggaaaaaagagaagaaaaaaggaagggtgttttacctactccttgaagaatttcagtgaagtgagggtgagagcaccatCAAATGAGAACAAGTatcgtgagagtgatttgtgagagcagaggttactttttttgtatacacagtgagtgaagaaagtattttattttttaaggtttcataaataaaataataaattaaaaaaataaaattaaataggtgggttggtggaccaacccggctcaccacgggctCAACCCgtatgagccgggtctaaatgagccgggttgaaatctgacccgcatataagtaggttgtatttttcaaacccaacccagcACAAACCCGTGAcgagccgggttggctcgcgggttgtgacccattttgacggttgtagaaaaatgtttgatgaagtGATTAagtgattataaaaatattgtatatatttttctgtgttattaattattaaaagtatcgtaaaaatattgtatatataggatgtttaaatattgtaaaaatattgtaNtaaaaatattgtatatataggatgtttaaatattttaaaattattgtatatataggatgtttaaatattgtaaaaatagcATAAATAAAGGTTGtgcattttgaataattaatttaattaatttgatttcaataaaaaaataggatttgaataattaatttaattaaaaaaaaaataggtgggtTGGCACCAATCCGACCCACCAAGGGTTCAACCTGTGTGAGCCGAGTTCTTAGTGAGCCGGGTCAAAATTGACTCGTATCAAAATTTTCGCATTTTTTTCCAATCCAACCCGgctcaaacccgtggtgagccgggttggctcacgggtttcaacccattttgacggcaCTAATTTTTTCACATCCTCACCTTCTTATGATCACCACTCAAAGCCAAGCCTAACTCTCCAAATTGATTGAACCCAACCTAATGGTGACCCTCCAGCAACAAGTGCAAACGCTAATCTagtagaaaatgaaaagaacagACATTTCAATGCCAAACTTGAAAAAACCTACCATTCTAATGACAAGTCAACCTTCATGAACTCCAAGAGCTTTAACAAAAGTTGACCGACATAGAGAATGAAAAATCACCTCCTTGACCTCAACTCGACTACTATAATGAAGGCCCTTGTAATTCCTGGGAGCATAGTCTACCAACTCGACGAGGTTCGCATGGAAATCGAAGTCGATCTCCTTAACGTTAAGCTCGAAGAGATCGGAGAAACGGGTCAACCTAGCATAGAGTGAGGGAAAGTCGTGGacgatcccgccactccgaac
This genomic stretch from Vigna radiata var. radiata cultivar VC1973A chromosome 7, Vradiata_ver6, whole genome shotgun sequence harbors:
- the LOC111240502 gene encoding probable serine/threonine-protein kinase PBL18; translated protein: MGLSFSCAPSLRHSLLNRHHFSGSSDIHRSNVEFSETTTTTTIRRSQFSVRESIGSNCSPRPLPFPGRQVLKWPELKVFSFKELKSATRNFSSDRLLGEGAFGRVYKGWLHKNTLTPAKPGSGVVVAIKKLNREGFQGFREWQGSCM
- the LOC106769523 gene encoding probable serine/threonine-protein kinase PIX13 — translated: MGLCFSSSSSPSPNPPNYSGSTSNVGFSATTSSFGKSQFSEIASGSIDSEGSLPFCSPDGQILERPNLKEFSFGDLKSAAKSFKGDTLLGEGGFGRVYKGWLDEKNLTPAKPGSGMVVAIKKLNPESTQGFQEWKSEVNFLGRLSHPNLVKLLGYCWDEDELLLVYEFMPKGSLENHLFRRNPNIEPLSWNTRLKIAIGAARGLAFLHSSEKVIYRDFKASNILLDGNYNAKISDFGLAKLGPSGGQSHVTTRVMGTYGYAAPEYIATGHLYVKSDVYGFGVVLLEILTGMRALDTRRPTGQQNLVEWTKPCLSSKKKLKTIMDGKIEGQYSPKAALQAAQLTLKCLEHDPKQRPSMKEVLEGLEAIETIHEKTKESKTRNSHHNSHQHPRQRVVRV